The proteins below are encoded in one region of Bacteroides uniformis:
- the mobB gene encoding conjugal transfer protein MobB gives MIAKISHGSSLYGVLAYNQLKVDERHADVLFTSRIIEPQGDNPYTIGHLSRSFSDYLTANRKTEKPVLHISLNPDPKDCLSEERFVSLAEEYMRRMGFGDQPYIVYRHNDIGREHLHIVSVRVDETGRAISDSYEHGRSMKVCRELERQFDLVPATPKQWKEGLPLSPVGYGDGNLKGQLAGVIRPLAREWRFRTLGEYRAVLSLYGITVDEVKGEYGGREYHGLTYSATDREGNKVGKPFKSSVFGKEAGVAALERRMHNAAAWEKTHREVAAATAGKVAAAMQTAGHDRAQFERELMRQGIGVVFRQNEAGRIYGATFIDHAAKAVFNGSRLGKEFSAGVFNDLFTGQEGIHLPQPSAGVEHPTRQQEHTGASQWDGHDTGYRPDHKDGSTQNVAAAFNLFAPVPGGASGDQPVPPRKRKKKRKYGRQQ, from the coding sequence ATGATAGCCAAGATCTCGCACGGCAGCAGCCTGTACGGGGTGCTTGCCTACAACCAGTTGAAGGTGGACGAACGGCACGCCGACGTGCTTTTCACCAGCCGGATTATCGAGCCGCAGGGCGATAACCCCTACACGATAGGGCATCTTTCCCGCTCGTTCAGTGATTACCTCACAGCCAATCGCAAGACCGAGAAGCCCGTCCTGCACATCTCCCTCAATCCCGACCCGAAGGATTGCTTGAGCGAAGAGCGGTTTGTCAGCTTGGCGGAGGAGTATATGCGGCGCATGGGCTTCGGCGACCAGCCCTATATCGTCTATCGCCACAACGACATCGGGCGGGAGCACCTGCACATCGTCTCCGTCCGGGTGGACGAAACCGGGCGGGCGATTTCCGACAGCTACGAGCACGGGCGTTCGATGAAGGTCTGCCGGGAGCTGGAACGGCAGTTCGATCTTGTCCCGGCTACGCCCAAGCAGTGGAAGGAGGGGCTGCCCTTGTCGCCCGTCGGTTACGGGGACGGCAACCTCAAGGGGCAGTTGGCAGGAGTCATCCGCCCGCTCGCCCGGGAGTGGCGTTTCCGTACACTGGGCGAATACCGTGCCGTCCTTTCCCTTTACGGCATCACGGTGGACGAGGTGAAGGGGGAATACGGCGGGCGGGAGTATCACGGCTTGACCTATTCGGCAACCGACAGGGAGGGCAACAAGGTCGGCAAGCCCTTCAAGTCCTCCGTGTTCGGCAAGGAGGCGGGCGTCGCAGCCCTCGAAAGGCGGATGCACAACGCTGCCGCATGGGAAAAGACCCACAGGGAGGTCGCCGCCGCCACCGCCGGAAAGGTTGCCGCCGCCATGCAGACCGCAGGGCATGACCGGGCGCAGTTCGAGCGGGAACTCATGCGGCAGGGTATCGGCGTGGTATTCCGTCAGAATGAAGCCGGGCGCATCTATGGGGCGACCTTCATCGACCATGCCGCCAAAGCCGTCTTCAACGGCTCCCGTCTGGGCAAGGAGTTCTCCGCAGGCGTGTTCAACGACCTTTTCACCGGGCAGGAAGGCATTCACCTGCCGCAACCCTCCGCCGGAGTGGAACATCCCACCCGGCAGCAGGAGCATACGGGCGCATCCCAATGGGACGGACACGATACCGGCTATCGTCCCGACCACAAGGACGGCAGCACCCAAAACGTGGCGGCCGCCTTCAACCTCTTTGCCCCCGTACCCGGCGGAGCCTCCGGCGACCAGCCCGTACCGCCCCGAAAAAGGAAGAAAAAACGCAAATATGGAAGGCAACAGTAA
- the mobA gene encoding conjugal transfer protein MobA has translation MDNQKKYAGNHGRKPKPDKMRHRYVFRLDDGDNARFLALFDESGKATKAEFIVSALFGREIKVIKLDKGTQDFYMRLTTFHSQFRAIGTNYNQCVRALKSNFSEKKALAFLYKLERHTLELVELSKRISALVEEFQSKYPVR, from the coding sequence ATGGACAATCAGAAGAAGTATGCGGGCAACCACGGGCGAAAGCCCAAGCCCGACAAGATGCGCCACCGCTACGTGTTCCGTCTGGACGACGGGGACAACGCCCGTTTCCTCGCGCTTTTCGACGAGTCGGGCAAGGCGACCAAGGCGGAGTTTATCGTTTCCGCACTTTTCGGCAGGGAGATTAAGGTCATTAAACTGGATAAGGGGACGCAGGATTTCTACATGCGCCTGACCACTTTCCACTCGCAGTTCCGTGCCATAGGCACGAACTACAACCAATGCGTGCGTGCGCTCAAATCCAATTTCTCGGAGAAGAAAGCCCTCGCTTTCCTCTACAAGCTGGAGCGGCACACCCTCGAACTGGTCGAGTTGAGCAAGCGGATTTCCGCACTGGTGGAGGAGTTCCAAAGCAAATACCCCGTCCGATGA
- a CDS encoding ParA family protein, which yields MDRQTLNVAFATQKGGSGKTAITVLVAGYLHYRLGCPLAVIDCDFPQYSLYEMRERDSRAVLENEYLKRAAYEQMRQPGRAAYPVRKCRVEQAPDTARELAAEGCYDLLFFDLPGTVNSAGILRTIAQMDYIFAPVSADKAVLESTLSFLDVLQRMMLGKETSRLKGLYLFWNQVDKRETSGLYEKYGQVVADMGLPMLQTRIPDTKRFRKEADGTGRTVFRSTLLAPDRRMLAGSGIPELTREIATILKLEGYEEAAE from the coding sequence ATGGACAGACAGACATTGAACGTGGCTTTCGCCACACAGAAAGGCGGCAGCGGCAAGACGGCTATCACGGTGCTGGTGGCGGGCTACCTGCACTACCGCTTGGGGTGTCCGCTGGCGGTGATCGACTGCGACTTCCCGCAGTACAGCCTGTACGAGATGCGGGAACGGGACAGCCGGGCGGTACTGGAGAACGAATACCTGAAACGGGCGGCTTACGAACAGATGCGGCAGCCGGGGCGTGCCGCCTATCCGGTGCGCAAGTGCCGGGTGGAGCAAGCCCCCGACACGGCAAGGGAGCTGGCGGCGGAAGGCTGCTACGACCTGCTCTTCTTCGACCTGCCGGGCACGGTGAACTCGGCGGGCATCCTGCGCACGATCGCACAGATGGACTACATCTTCGCCCCAGTGAGTGCGGACAAGGCGGTGCTGGAAAGCACGCTCTCCTTCCTCGACGTGCTGCAACGGATGATGCTGGGCAAGGAGACGAGCCGCTTGAAGGGGCTTTACCTTTTCTGGAACCAAGTGGACAAGCGGGAAACGAGCGGGCTGTACGAGAAGTACGGGCAGGTGGTCGCCGACATGGGGCTGCCGATGCTGCAAACCCGCATCCCCGACACGAAACGCTTCCGCAAGGAGGCGGACGGCACGGGACGGACGGTGTTCCGCTCCACGCTGCTGGCTCCCGACAGGCGGATGCTGGCAGGCAGCGGCATCCCCGAACTGACCCGTGAGATAGCGACCATCCTCAAACTGGAAGGCTATGAAGAAGCAGCGGAATGA
- a CDS encoding DUF3408 domain-containing protein — translation MKKQRNEKPIDEELLMRMMAGEAAGTGEPGTGKEETAVPVEKAQEGKAADTRRRKGRQADYETTFLKGMDIPARYGKPVYVRREYHERIAKISVMLTGGKVSLSAYIDNVLAQHFEQYREEIEAAYAGKLENLF, via the coding sequence ATGAAGAAGCAGCGGAATGAGAAGCCCATCGACGAGGAGCTGCTGATGCGGATGATGGCGGGCGAGGCGGCAGGGACGGGAGAACCGGGAACCGGAAAGGAGGAAACCGCCGTGCCGGTGGAGAAGGCGCAGGAAGGGAAGGCGGCGGACACAAGACGGCGCAAGGGAAGGCAGGCGGACTATGAGACGACCTTCCTCAAAGGCATGGACATCCCCGCCCGCTACGGCAAGCCGGTCTATGTGCGCCGTGAGTACCACGAGCGCATCGCCAAAATCTCGGTGATGCTGACGGGCGGCAAGGTGTCGCTCTCGGCATACATCGACAACGTGCTGGCGCAGCACTTCGAGCAATACCGGGAGGAGATCGAGGCGGCATACGCCGGGAAACTGGAGAACCTCTTTTAA
- a CDS encoding DUF4122 family protein: MILKLSLTVLLLYYLVVLWKYYRQDITGIFGTAETDEDTDGTGKEPGQPGEPYTVMGESTYLPFGAEDGEEAAAGAVDEPAAEDDGADYSDIEPEEDEEETDYEPTPEEIRELEEEEELEAYYPDGNPDFATGYSFDDLKKVRRVLVSDNADEKAEREAREVLPSVMGSDIWEAMLDEFEGARERVARLMDNHNV, translated from the coding sequence ATGATACTGAAATTATCGCTCACCGTCCTGCTGCTCTATTACCTTGTCGTGCTGTGGAAATACTACCGGCAGGACATCACCGGGATATTCGGGACAGCGGAGACGGACGAAGACACGGACGGAACGGGAAAGGAACCGGGGCAACCGGGCGAGCCGTACACGGTCATGGGAGAAAGCACCTACCTGCCCTTCGGAGCGGAGGACGGGGAGGAAGCGGCAGCCGGGGCCGTGGACGAACCCGCAGCGGAGGACGACGGGGCGGACTACTCCGACATCGAGCCGGAGGAGGACGAGGAGGAGACGGACTATGAACCCACGCCGGAGGAGATCCGGGAACTGGAGGAGGAAGAGGAATTAGAGGCTTATTACCCGGACGGCAACCCCGACTTCGCCACGGGGTACTCTTTCGATGACCTGAAAAAGGTGCGCCGGGTACTGGTGTCGGACAATGCGGACGAAAAGGCGGAGCGGGAAGCCCGTGAAGTGCTGCCGTCCGTGATGGGGTCGGACATCTGGGAGGCGATGCTGGACGAGTTCGAGGGCGCACGTGAGCGTGTCGCCCGGCTGATGGACAACCATAATGTTTAA
- a CDS encoding DUF4134 domain-containing protein — protein MRQKRILFTAACILAAVGAMAQGNGQAGITEATQMVTSYFEPGTKLIYAIGAVVGLIGGVKVYGKFSSGDPDTSKTAASWFGACIFLIVAATILRSFFL, from the coding sequence ATGAGACAAAAGAGAATCTTATTCACGGCGGCCTGCATACTGGCTGCCGTGGGCGCAATGGCGCAGGGAAACGGGCAGGCGGGCATCACGGAAGCCACGCAGATGGTTACCTCGTATTTTGAACCGGGGACGAAACTGATTTACGCCATCGGTGCGGTGGTCGGCTTGATCGGAGGGGTGAAAGTATATGGGAAGTTCAGCTCCGGCGACCCCGACACGTCGAAGACGGCGGCGAGCTGGTTCGGAGCCTGCATCTTCCTGATTGTAGCCGCCACCATCCTGCGTTCGTTCTTCCTGTAA
- a CDS encoding DUF4133 domain-containing protein — MDMEINKGIGRNVEFKGLESQYLFIFCGGLLAVFVVFVILYMAGVNQWVCIGFGVAAATLLVWLTFRLNARYGTHGLMKAAARRRHPRYVVNRLKIPRLFIFKHWQE, encoded by the coding sequence ATGGACATGGAAATCAACAAGGGGATCGGCAGGAACGTGGAGTTCAAGGGGCTGGAAAGCCAGTACCTCTTCATCTTCTGCGGCGGTCTGCTCGCCGTGTTCGTGGTGTTCGTCATCCTGTACATGGCGGGCGTGAACCAGTGGGTGTGCATCGGCTTCGGCGTGGCTGCGGCTACACTGCTGGTATGGCTGACCTTCCGGCTGAACGCCCGGTACGGCACGCACGGGCTGATGAAGGCAGCCGCCCGCAGGAGGCATCCGAGGTACGTGGTGAACCGCCTGAAAATCCCCCGATTATTTATCTTTAAACACTGGCAAGAATGA
- a CDS encoding TraG family conjugative transposon ATPase: MKNVMKAATLESKFPLLAVENGCIVSKEADVTVAFRVELPELFSVTGSEYEAIHSAWHKAVKVLPEYSIVHKQDFFIEEKYRPETDRDDLSFLSRSFERHFNERPFLNHFCYLFLTKTTKARSRQESTFSTLCKGRLVPKEIEDRETVTRFLEAVGQFEKIMNDSGLVTLRRLTTDEITGTERSAGIVEKYLSLSQHDTTVLKDIQLNPEEMRIGDDILCLHTLSDTEDLPGKVATDSRYERLSTDRSDCRLSFAAPVGLLLDCNHCYNQYIFIDDHGENLKRFEQTARNMHSLSRYSRSNQINKAWIEEYLNEAHSKGLTSVRCHCNVMAWSDDREELRRIKNEVGSQLALMECKPRHNTVDVPTLFWAAIPGNEGDFPFEESFYTFIPQALCFFTEETNYKDSLSPFGIKMADRMTGRPLHLDISDLPMKKGVISNRNKFVLGPSGSGKSFFMNHLVRQYYEQNSHIVLIDTGNSYQGLCELIHRKTKGEDGIYYTYTEEKPISFNPFFTDDYKFSVEKKDSIKTLLLALWKGEDEKITKTESGELGSAVSAYIRRIQQNRDIVPSFDTFYEYMLNDYRKELAARDIKVSRKDFNIDNFLTTLRQYYKGGRYDFLLNSNENIDLLHKRFIVFEIDSIKDNAELFPVVTIIIMEAFINKLRRLKGVRKMLICEEAWKALSSPSMSEYLKYLYKTVRKYFGEAIVVTQEVDDIISSPIVKEAIITNSDCKILLDQKKYMNKFDGIQSMLGLTDKEKSQILSINLANHPGRKYKEVWIGLNGVQSAVYATEVSAAEYLTYTTEESEKTEVFALAEELGGDLELAIKRLAETKYK; the protein is encoded by the coding sequence ATGAAAAACGTAATGAAAGCGGCGACGCTCGAAAGCAAGTTCCCGCTGCTGGCGGTGGAGAACGGCTGCATCGTGAGCAAGGAGGCGGACGTGACGGTCGCCTTCAGGGTGGAACTGCCGGAACTGTTCTCCGTCACGGGGAGCGAGTACGAGGCGATCCACTCGGCTTGGCACAAGGCGGTGAAGGTGCTGCCGGAGTATTCCATCGTGCACAAGCAGGACTTCTTCATCGAGGAGAAGTACCGGCCGGAAACGGACAGGGACGACCTTAGCTTCCTGAGCCGGAGCTTTGAGAGGCACTTCAACGAACGCCCGTTCCTGAACCACTTCTGCTACCTGTTCCTTACCAAGACGACGAAGGCACGGAGCCGTCAGGAAAGCACGTTCTCCACCCTCTGCAAGGGCAGGCTTGTCCCCAAGGAGATCGAGGACCGGGAGACGGTTACGAGGTTCCTCGAAGCGGTCGGTCAATTCGAGAAGATCATGAACGACAGCGGGCTGGTTACGCTGCGCCGCCTCACGACGGACGAGATCACCGGGACGGAACGGTCAGCGGGCATCGTGGAGAAGTACCTCTCGCTCTCGCAGCACGACACGACGGTGCTGAAGGACATCCAGTTGAACCCGGAGGAGATGCGCATCGGCGACGACATCCTCTGCCTGCACACCCTCTCGGACACGGAAGACCTGCCGGGCAAGGTGGCGACGGACAGCCGTTACGAGCGGCTCTCGACCGACCGCTCGGACTGCCGGCTGTCGTTCGCCGCCCCGGTGGGCTTGCTGCTGGACTGCAACCACTGCTACAACCAGTACATCTTCATCGACGACCACGGGGAGAACCTGAAACGCTTCGAGCAGACCGCCCGGAACATGCACTCGCTCTCCCGCTACTCCCGCTCCAACCAGATCAACAAGGCATGGATCGAGGAATACCTGAACGAGGCGCACTCGAAAGGGCTGACCTCGGTACGCTGCCACTGCAACGTGATGGCGTGGAGCGACGACCGGGAGGAACTCAGGCGCATCAAGAACGAGGTAGGCAGCCAGCTCGCCCTGATGGAGTGCAAGCCGAGGCACAACACGGTGGACGTGCCCACGCTCTTTTGGGCGGCGATACCGGGGAACGAGGGGGACTTCCCCTTCGAGGAGAGCTTCTACACGTTCATCCCACAAGCCCTGTGCTTCTTCACCGAAGAGACGAACTACAAGGACTCGCTCTCGCCCTTCGGCATCAAGATGGCGGACAGGATGACGGGCAGACCGCTGCATCTGGACATCAGCGACCTGCCGATGAAGAAAGGGGTGATCTCGAACCGCAACAAGTTTGTCCTCGGTCCGAGCGGAAGCGGCAAGTCGTTCTTCATGAACCACCTCGTGCGCCAGTATTACGAGCAAAACAGCCACATCGTGCTGATCGACACGGGCAACTCGTACCAAGGGCTGTGCGAGCTGATCCACCGCAAGACCAAGGGCGAGGACGGGATTTACTACACGTACACGGAGGAGAAGCCCATCAGCTTCAACCCCTTCTTCACGGACGACTACAAGTTCAGCGTGGAGAAGAAGGACAGCATCAAGACGCTGCTGCTGGCGCTGTGGAAGGGCGAGGACGAGAAAATCACGAAGACGGAGAGCGGCGAGCTGGGCAGTGCGGTGTCGGCGTACATCCGCCGGATACAGCAGAACCGGGACATCGTCCCCTCGTTCGACACCTTCTACGAGTACATGCTGAACGATTACCGGAAGGAGCTGGCTGCAAGGGACATCAAGGTGAGCCGGAAGGACTTCAACATCGACAACTTCCTGACCACGCTCAGGCAGTATTACAAGGGCGGTCGCTACGACTTCCTGCTGAACTCGAACGAGAACATCGACCTGCTGCACAAGCGGTTCATCGTATTTGAAATTGACAGTATAAAAGATAACGCCGAACTGTTCCCCGTGGTTACGATCATCATCATGGAAGCCTTCATCAACAAGCTGCGCCGCCTGAAAGGGGTGCGGAAGATGCTGATCTGCGAGGAGGCTTGGAAAGCCCTTTCCTCGCCGAGTATGAGTGAATATCTGAAGTACCTCTATAAAACTGTCAGGAAATATTTCGGCGAGGCGATTGTCGTCACGCAGGAGGTGGACGACATCATCTCGTCCCCCATCGTGAAGGAGGCTATCATCACCAACTCGGACTGCAAGATCCTGCTCGACCAGAAGAAGTACATGAACAAGTTCGACGGCATCCAGTCGATGCTCGGTCTGACGGACAAGGAGAAGTCGCAGATACTCTCCATCAACCTCGCCAACCATCCCGGACGGAAGTACAAGGAGGTGTGGATCGGTCTGAACGGTGTGCAGTCGGCGGTGTATGCCACGGAGGTATCGGCTGCCGAGTACCTGACCTATACCACCGAGGAGAGCGAGAAGACGGAGGTGTTCGCACTGGCGGAAGAGCTGGGCGGGGATTTGGAGCTTGCCATCAAGCGGCTGGCGGAAACGAAGTATAAATAA
- a CDS encoding DUF3876 domain-containing protein — MKRLNLILLLSAVTVALAFVISCKETNAERLEKMCGEWVSTGGKPPFTLWEEDGKYRVTVMHRNHKGGSEAETYLVRETEGVLFIETGFAVMMDYDREKDRIRLSPGGEYRRKSDGTLKQ, encoded by the coding sequence ATGAAACGATTGAATTTAATCCTGCTGCTGTCGGCGGTAACAGTGGCGCTGGCGTTTGTCATTTCCTGCAAGGAGACAAATGCGGAACGGTTGGAAAAGATGTGCGGCGAGTGGGTCAGCACGGGCGGCAAGCCGCCCTTCACCCTCTGGGAAGAGGACGGCAAGTACCGTGTGACGGTCATGCACAGGAACCACAAGGGCGGCAGTGAAGCGGAGACCTACCTCGTCCGGGAAACGGAAGGGGTGCTGTTCATCGAGACGGGCTTTGCCGTGATGATGGACTATGACCGGGAGAAAGACCGCATCCGGCTGTCGCCGGGCGGAGAGTACAGGAGAAAGAGTGACGGAACCCTAAAACAGTAA
- a CDS encoding DUF4141 domain-containing protein, with the protein MRTIKAIILGVACLTAGAANAQWVVHDPGNLAQGIINTAKEMVETSATAQHTLDGFRETAKIFEQGRKYYDALKAVHDVVKGGVKVKKSIGLVADISEIYVRNYQKMLGDPNYTPDELETISFGYAKLLSESADILQDLKNVVNVTGMSLSDAERLAIIDQSYKRLLEYRNLVQYYTDKNISVSYLRAKKKKDADRVVALYGDAEDRYW; encoded by the coding sequence ATGAGAACGATAAAGGCAATCATTCTGGGCGTGGCGTGCCTGACGGCAGGTGCGGCCAACGCCCAATGGGTCGTACACGACCCCGGCAATCTGGCGCAGGGCATCATCAACACGGCTAAGGAGATGGTGGAGACCTCCGCCACCGCACAGCACACGCTGGACGGATTCAGGGAGACGGCGAAGATATTCGAGCAGGGGCGTAAGTATTACGATGCGCTCAAGGCGGTGCATGACGTGGTGAAAGGCGGCGTGAAGGTGAAGAAGTCCATCGGGCTGGTGGCGGACATCTCGGAAATCTACGTGCGCAACTACCAGAAGATGCTGGGCGACCCGAACTACACGCCGGACGAGCTGGAAACCATCTCGTTCGGGTACGCCAAGCTGCTGAGCGAGAGTGCGGACATCCTGCAAGACCTGAAGAACGTGGTGAACGTGACGGGGATGTCGCTCTCGGACGCCGAACGGCTGGCAATCATCGACCAGAGCTACAAGCGGCTGCTGGAGTACCGTAACCTCGTGCAGTATTATACGGACAAGAACATCTCGGTGAGCTACCTGCGGGCGAAGAAGAAAAAGGACGCCGACCGGGTGGTGGCTCTCTACGGGGATGCGGAAGACCGTTACTGGTGA
- the traJ gene encoding conjugative transposon protein TraJ produces the protein MLLAIDFTNLHEILQVLYQDMMPLCEKLTGVAKGIAGLGALFYVAAKVWQALARAEPIDVYPLLRPFAIGLCILFFPTFVIGTINAVLSPVVKGCHGMLESQTFDMNRYREQKETLEREAFRRDPEKAYLASKEDFDKKLDELGWSPKDLKTMAVMYIDRTEYNMKRNIRLWFQELLELLFQSAALVIDTIRTFFLIALSILGPIAFALSVYDGFQSTLTQWITRYISIYMWLPVSDLFSSVLARIQVLMLTRDIEAMSDPTFIPDSSNTVYIIFLIIGIFGYFTIPTVANWIIMAGGVSQANRAMNQTANRVGNVAAAGAGAAVGNIAGKIIK, from the coding sequence ATGTTGTTAGCGATAGACTTCACGAACCTGCACGAGATATTGCAGGTATTGTATCAGGACATGATGCCGCTCTGCGAGAAGCTGACGGGTGTAGCCAAGGGAATTGCCGGGCTGGGTGCGCTGTTCTACGTAGCCGCCAAGGTGTGGCAGGCGCTCGCCCGTGCCGAACCCATCGACGTGTACCCGCTGCTCCGCCCGTTTGCCATCGGGCTGTGCATCCTCTTCTTCCCCACCTTCGTCATCGGCACGATCAACGCGGTGCTCTCGCCCGTAGTGAAGGGCTGCCACGGGATGCTCGAATCACAGACCTTCGATATGAACCGATACCGGGAGCAGAAGGAAACGCTGGAGAGGGAGGCGTTCCGCCGTGACCCGGAGAAGGCGTATCTGGCGAGCAAGGAGGACTTCGACAAGAAGCTCGACGAGCTGGGCTGGTCGCCCAAGGACTTGAAGACGATGGCAGTGATGTACATCGACCGGACGGAATACAACATGAAACGGAACATCCGGCTGTGGTTCCAAGAACTGCTCGAACTGCTGTTCCAGTCGGCTGCGCTGGTGATCGACACGATACGGACGTTCTTCCTGATCGCCCTTTCCATCCTCGGTCCGATAGCGTTCGCCCTCTCGGTCTATGACGGGTTCCAGAGCACGCTCACGCAGTGGATAACGAGGTACATCTCCATCTACATGTGGCTGCCCGTGAGCGACCTGTTCAGCTCGGTGCTGGCACGCATCCAAGTGCTGATGCTCACCCGTGACATCGAGGCGATGAGCGACCCGACCTTCATCCCGGACAGCTCGAACACGGTGTACATCATTTTTTTAATCATCGGGATATTCGGGTACTTCACCATCCCGACGGTCGCCAACTGGATCATCATGGCGGGCGGGGTGAGCCAAGCCAACCGTGCGATGAACCAGACCGCAAACAGGGTCGGCAACGTCGCCGCAGCGGGTGCGGGCGCCGCCGTGGGGAACATCGCCGGAAAAATCATCAAGTAG
- the traK gene encoding conjugative transposon protein TraK: MEFKSLKNIETSFRQIRLFTLVFACLCAVVTGFALWKSYSFAEAQRQKIYVLDNGKSLMLALSQDVRQNRPVEAREHVRRFHELFFTLSPDKSAIEGNIKRSLLLADKSAFNYYKDLSEKGYYNRIISGNINQMIEIDSLRCDFDKYPYSVRTFARQIILRESSVTERSLVTRCRLLDAVRSDNNPQGFIIEGFEITENKDLQTLKR, from the coding sequence ATGGAATTTAAAAGTTTGAAAAATATCGAAACGAGCTTCAGGCAGATACGGCTCTTCACGCTGGTATTCGCCTGCCTGTGCGCCGTGGTGACGGGCTTCGCCCTGTGGAAGTCGTACAGCTTCGCCGAGGCGCAGCGGCAGAAGATCTACGTGCTGGACAACGGCAAGAGCCTGATGCTGGCGCTCTCGCAGGACGTGCGGCAGAACCGCCCGGTGGAGGCACGGGAGCACGTGCGCCGCTTCCACGAGCTGTTCTTCACGCTCTCGCCCGACAAGTCGGCTATCGAGGGGAATATCAAACGCTCGCTGCTGCTGGCGGACAAGAGCGCCTTCAACTACTACAAGGACCTCTCGGAAAAGGGGTATTACAACCGGATAATCTCGGGGAACATCAACCAGATGATAGAGATAGACAGCCTGCGGTGCGACTTCGACAAGTACCCGTACAGCGTGCGGACATTCGCCCGGCAGATCATCCTGCGGGAAAGCTCCGTTACGGAGCGCAGCCTTGTGACCCGCTGCCGCCTGCTGGATGCGGTCAGGAGTGACAACAACCCGCAGGGCTTCATCATCGAGGGATTCGAGATCACGGAAAACAAGGATTTGCAGACCCTCAAACGCTGA
- a CDS encoding TraL conjugative transposon family protein, which translates to MIRKFITKAQDRADGKLRRLAGRISPDMRVAIILVMLAAFGALSVYMTVSSIYRIGRNDGKELGIEHIRRLQLPNDSIINPFESGRHGTGGEVE; encoded by the coding sequence ATGATAAGGAAATTCATCACAAAGGCGCAGGACCGGGCGGACGGGAAGCTCCGCCGCCTCGCCGGGCGTATCTCGCCCGACATGCGTGTGGCAATCATCCTCGTGATGCTGGCGGCGTTCGGCGCACTGTCGGTCTATATGACCGTCTCCTCCATCTACCGCATCGGCAGGAACGACGGGAAGGAACTGGGGATAGAGCATATCAGGCGCCTGCAATTGCCCAATGACAGTATTATCAACCCTTTTGAAAGCGGACGGCATGGGACTGGCGGAGAAGTTGAGTGA